One stretch of Oceanimonas pelagia DNA includes these proteins:
- the mukB gene encoding chromosome partition protein MukB, which yields MSVTRGKFQSLTMVNWNGFFARTFDLDQLVTTLSGGNGAGKSTTMAAFIAALIPDLSLLHFRNTTEAGSQSGSRDKGLYGKLQRGHCYSLIEVTTSQQERVWFGVHLEQVANRDNKVNMVPFALQDVGEGAAPTELLLQRLEDGRGQVRSLNELKAAATNAGLRFSRFNTVSEYHNFLFDLGVTPRKLKDQRDRVKFYRLIEASLYGGISSTISRSLKDYLLPENAGIRKAFTDMEAAIFENRRTLESIRETQRQRDLFRQLITETTHYAAADYVRNSAEKQRLSDLALSARRALAEERRILAEEKARLIYLADEYEHLQAKERMLTQELDIASEHLAKVLSGVKLNEKIQAYQLELDELEEKLAIQEDMLAELQDEYQQAQDARTEADAEVDSLKSQLADYQQALDTQQTRAIQYRQARQALEDVRARCELPNLEPEQAKEQEQRYQQREQELTQTVLEQRQQLSLAEAARAQYDQALALLEAVAGPVDRAAAYGKAMQLIEQGREHQSLLGREEGIRRTLKDAEQAEARLHKVRELQAELARYNRRVNSEDELELQLAELDEQKAEAEEQLAECAEALRQLQSAEGQLAPRIKALKAQAPAWHKARQALERLRELSNQPLTDSSEITAAMQQALRDEHQAEQTKQTALAAKQRLEQHIRVLSGGSDASPELVSLCEHLGGTLLCEVYDDIAVEDAPYYEALYGPARNAIVVADPQAALEKLQALESCPTDVYLIQGNPDAFDEDLLQATELEGAVYVQNGERQLRYSRFPAVPLFGRAAREAQVDKLREELEAESARYAEAAFAQQKHSRLYHQLSDFVSDGLQQAFAPSPEELLAELAEQQQQLEQERAQLAEQRAQWASKVESLREQQGLLHKLLPLASWLADDGVAERLQSARAEADKLNEARNFMAAHGQRLGRLAEQVQVLRQDPAGVEALKAATEQAEAELSEARARTYALNQLVARLPHLAYADAEQLLSQSSAMNDSLKAKLAQAEEARRKAGLRAEQLSGRVSDALQARTALVTGRDARNRTLGEFRDELAALGITLADDMEQKARDAKREVENELVQTRNKRSQTEAQRQVTKREIDSLSQRLSKDGQGYFAARKALVAHKANWSRVERLAREHDVERRLNRPELAYLDADELRSMSDKALGTLRVAVEHDEELRDALRLSEGNRNTLQKVQFYILVFRHLKARIRHDIIRADDPVEALEEMEVELARLADELTLREGQLSLSSVEVAAKINTIIRREQTRIRQLNQGLQNIRFGLVAGVRLNVNIRDTYQRLLDALSDPEGRHQDLFSSKELSFSEAMGKLYQRLNPELERGDRSPQVLGQALLDYRNYLELDIEVQRGADGWLRAESGALSTGEAIGTGQAILLMVLQSWEEEARHLRGRDVLPCRLLFLDEAARLDARSIATLFELCERQDMQLLIAAPENISPEKGTTYKLIRKVHGNQEHVHVVGLRGFAGEAA from the coding sequence GTGAGTGTGACCCGAGGCAAGTTTCAATCCCTGACCATGGTCAACTGGAACGGCTTTTTCGCCCGCACCTTTGATCTGGACCAGCTGGTGACGACCCTGTCCGGTGGCAACGGCGCCGGCAAGTCCACCACCATGGCGGCCTTTATTGCCGCGCTGATCCCCGATCTCAGCCTGCTGCACTTTCGCAATACCACCGAAGCGGGCAGCCAGTCCGGCAGCCGCGACAAGGGCCTGTATGGCAAGCTGCAACGGGGTCACTGCTATTCGCTGATTGAGGTGACCACCTCACAGCAGGAGCGGGTGTGGTTTGGCGTGCACCTGGAGCAGGTGGCCAACCGTGACAACAAGGTCAATATGGTGCCCTTTGCTTTACAGGATGTGGGCGAGGGCGCGGCGCCTACCGAGCTGCTGCTGCAGCGGCTGGAAGACGGCCGCGGCCAGGTGCGCTCCCTCAACGAGCTGAAGGCCGCCGCCACGAATGCCGGCCTGCGTTTTAGCCGCTTTAATACGGTGAGCGAGTATCATAATTTCCTGTTCGACCTGGGCGTGACCCCGCGCAAGCTGAAAGATCAGCGCGACCGGGTGAAGTTTTATCGCCTGATCGAAGCGTCTCTGTATGGCGGTATTTCCAGCACCATCAGCCGCAGCCTGAAAGACTACCTGCTGCCGGAAAACGCCGGCATTCGCAAGGCCTTTACCGACATGGAGGCGGCGATCTTTGAAAACCGCCGCACTTTGGAGTCCATTCGCGAAACCCAGCGTCAGCGGGATCTGTTCCGCCAGCTCATTACCGAAACCACCCATTACGCCGCCGCCGACTATGTGCGCAACAGCGCCGAAAAGCAGCGGTTGTCGGATCTCGCCCTGTCGGCCCGCCGAGCGCTGGCGGAAGAGCGCCGCATTCTGGCCGAAGAAAAGGCCCGGCTGATTTATCTGGCCGATGAATACGAGCACCTGCAGGCCAAAGAGCGCATGCTTACCCAGGAGCTGGATATCGCGTCCGAGCATCTCGCCAAGGTGCTGAGCGGGGTCAAGCTTAATGAGAAAATTCAGGCCTACCAGCTGGAGCTGGACGAGCTGGAAGAAAAGCTCGCCATTCAGGAAGACATGCTGGCCGAGCTGCAGGATGAGTATCAGCAGGCCCAGGACGCGCGCACCGAGGCCGACGCCGAGGTAGACAGCCTGAAGAGCCAGCTGGCGGATTATCAGCAGGCGCTGGACACCCAGCAGACCCGCGCCATTCAGTATCGTCAGGCCCGTCAGGCACTGGAAGACGTGCGTGCCCGCTGCGAGCTGCCAAACCTTGAGCCGGAGCAGGCGAAAGAACAAGAGCAGCGCTATCAGCAACGCGAGCAGGAACTTACCCAAACCGTGCTGGAGCAACGCCAGCAGCTCTCGCTGGCCGAGGCGGCCCGGGCCCAGTATGACCAGGCGCTGGCGCTGCTGGAAGCCGTGGCCGGCCCGGTGGACCGCGCCGCCGCCTACGGCAAGGCCATGCAATTGATTGAGCAGGGCCGGGAGCACCAGAGCCTGCTCGGCCGGGAAGAGGGCATTCGCCGCACCCTGAAAGACGCCGAGCAGGCCGAAGCCCGGCTGCACAAGGTGCGCGAGCTGCAAGCCGAGCTGGCCCGTTACAACCGCCGGGTGAACAGCGAAGACGAGCTCGAGCTGCAACTGGCGGAGCTCGACGAACAAAAGGCCGAGGCCGAAGAGCAACTGGCCGAATGTGCTGAGGCCCTGCGCCAGCTGCAGTCCGCCGAAGGCCAGCTGGCCCCGCGCATTAAAGCATTGAAGGCTCAGGCGCCGGCCTGGCACAAGGCCCGGCAGGCGCTGGAGCGGCTGCGGGAGCTTTCAAACCAGCCGCTGACCGACAGCAGCGAAATTACCGCCGCCATGCAGCAGGCCCTGCGCGACGAGCATCAGGCCGAGCAGACCAAGCAAACGGCGCTGGCCGCCAAGCAACGGCTGGAGCAGCACATTCGGGTGCTGAGCGGCGGCAGCGATGCCTCTCCCGAGCTGGTGTCTTTGTGCGAGCACCTGGGCGGCACCCTGCTGTGCGAGGTGTATGACGACATCGCGGTGGAAGACGCCCCTTACTACGAGGCGCTGTACGGCCCGGCCCGCAACGCCATTGTGGTGGCGGACCCGCAAGCCGCGCTGGAAAAACTGCAGGCGCTGGAAAGCTGCCCAACCGACGTGTACCTCATTCAGGGCAACCCCGACGCCTTTGATGAAGACCTGCTGCAGGCCACCGAGCTGGAAGGGGCCGTGTATGTGCAAAACGGCGAGCGCCAGCTGCGTTACTCCCGTTTTCCCGCCGTGCCGCTGTTTGGCCGCGCCGCCCGGGAAGCCCAGGTGGACAAGCTGCGCGAAGAGCTTGAAGCCGAGAGCGCCCGTTATGCCGAAGCCGCCTTTGCCCAGCAAAAGCACAGCCGGCTGTATCATCAGCTGAGCGACTTTGTCAGTGACGGCCTGCAACAGGCCTTTGCCCCCAGCCCGGAAGAATTGCTGGCGGAGCTGGCCGAGCAGCAACAGCAACTGGAGCAGGAGCGGGCGCAGCTTGCCGAGCAGCGCGCCCAGTGGGCCAGCAAGGTGGAGAGTCTGCGCGAGCAGCAGGGGCTGCTGCACAAGCTGCTGCCGCTGGCATCCTGGCTTGCCGACGACGGCGTGGCCGAACGGCTGCAAAGCGCCAGGGCCGAGGCCGACAAACTCAATGAGGCCCGCAACTTTATGGCCGCCCATGGCCAGCGCCTGGGCCGGCTGGCGGAGCAGGTGCAGGTGCTGCGTCAGGATCCCGCCGGCGTTGAGGCACTGAAGGCCGCCACCGAGCAGGCCGAAGCCGAGCTGAGCGAGGCCCGGGCCCGCACCTATGCCCTTAACCAGCTGGTGGCACGGCTGCCGCACCTGGCCTATGCCGATGCCGAGCAGCTGCTGAGCCAGAGCTCCGCCATGAACGACAGCCTCAAGGCCAAGCTGGCCCAGGCCGAGGAGGCCCGCCGCAAGGCCGGCCTGCGTGCCGAGCAGCTTTCCGGCCGGGTAAGCGACGCCCTGCAGGCGCGCACCGCCCTGGTGACCGGCCGCGATGCCCGCAACCGCACTCTTGGGGAATTCCGCGACGAGCTGGCGGCCCTGGGCATTACCCTTGCCGACGACATGGAGCAAAAGGCCCGGGATGCCAAGCGCGAGGTGGAAAACGAGCTGGTGCAGACCCGCAACAAGCGCAGCCAGACCGAGGCCCAGCGCCAGGTAACCAAGCGGGAAATCGACTCCCTCAGCCAGCGCCTGTCGAAAGACGGCCAGGGTTACTTTGCCGCTCGCAAGGCGCTGGTGGCCCACAAGGCCAACTGGTCGAGAGTGGAGCGGCTGGCGCGGGAGCACGATGTGGAGCGCCGGCTCAACCGGCCGGAGCTGGCTTACCTTGATGCCGACGAGCTGCGCTCCATGTCCGACAAGGCCCTCGGCACCCTGCGGGTGGCGGTGGAGCACGACGAAGAGCTGCGCGACGCCCTGCGCCTGTCCGAGGGCAACCGCAACACCCTGCAAAAGGTGCAGTTCTACATTCTGGTGTTCCGTCACCTCAAGGCGCGCATTCGCCACGACATCATCCGCGCCGACGATCCGGTGGAGGCCTTGGAGGAAATGGAAGTGGAGCTGGCGCGCCTGGCCGATGAGCTCACCCTGCGTGAAGGTCAGTTGTCGCTGTCGTCCGTGGAGGTGGCCGCCAAGATCAACACCATTATTCGCCGGGAGCAGACCCGTATTCGCCAGCTCAACCAGGGCCTGCAGAACATTCGCTTTGGTCTGGTGGCCGGCGTGCGCCTGAACGTGAACATTCGCGATACCTACCAGCGCCTGCTGGATGCGTTAAGCGACCCGGAAGGCCGCCATCAGGACTTGTTCAGCAGCAAGGAGCTCAGCTTTTCCGAGGCCATGGGCAAGCTGTATCAGCGCCTGAACCCCGAGCTGGAGCGGGGCGATCGCAGCCCGCAGGTGCTGGGCCAGGCTTTGCTGGATTATCGCAACTACCTGGAGCTGGACATTGAAGTGCAGCGCGGCGCCGACGGCTGGCTGCGGGCCGAAAGCGGCGCGCTCTCCACCGGTGAGGCCATTGGCACCGGCCAGGCCATTCTGCTGATGGTGCTGCAAAGCTGGGAAGAAGAAGCCCGCCACCTGCGCGGCCGCGACGTGCTGCCCTGCCGCTTGCTGTTCCTCGACGAGGCCGCGCGCCTCGACGCCCGCTCCATCGCCACCCTGTTCGAGTTGTGCGAGCGCCAGGACATGCAGCTGCTGATTGCCGCTCCGGAAAACATCAGCCCGGAAAAAGGCACCACCTACAAGCTGATCCGCAAGGTGCACGGCAACCAGGAGCATGTGCATGTGGTCGGCCTGCGCGGCTTCGCCGGGGAGGCGGCGTAA
- a CDS encoding ATP-dependent nuclease, translated as MATKKKIEEVIALVGEEENSPRPRLNKLIIQNFRSIGTEKVEIELDDIVVLVGPNNVGKSGILRAYETVMSHGSKDGKLTINDFPNGQVDTDNLPTIELHTIVFNDAPGDRWISPTTAGEWLIREKWTWDSPNKDPKRQGFDVQKGDWDDQVPWGAPNVANSRRPLPHRIDAFATPDKQAAEITKLITSLLKEKLSDIKSDPDQDKSDYELVLDKIKDLQTKVVQATEDEIKVIENEISDYLGKLFPKHKIKFDAKPEADLESAYQPFKSTADLLMGPENGYFSSIEHQGSGARRTLLWATLKYLSESQDKKGSRPHVLLLDEPEICLHPSAIREARNVLYELPASGNWQVMITSHSPIFIDLSKDNTTIIRVFRENDSEVKSTTLYRPERAKLDDDDKKNLKLMNICDPYVHEFFFGGRQIIVEGDTEYTAFSMIKEIYPDEYSDVQIVRARGKGIIPSVAKVLKQFSKSFFILHDTDEELTSKGKRNPAWGMNNTIAALLDEDGKVNLVACKTCFETAIFGEEISCEKPYNALTKIRTDANARSRVKSLLDYLIGAEGATLPENCIHWTKIEQLA; from the coding sequence ATGGCCACGAAGAAAAAAATCGAAGAAGTAATTGCCCTAGTTGGTGAAGAAGAAAATTCACCGCGCCCAAGGTTAAATAAACTCATAATCCAAAATTTCAGATCAATTGGTACTGAGAAAGTAGAAATAGAACTTGATGACATTGTTGTCTTGGTTGGACCTAACAATGTTGGAAAAAGTGGTATTTTGAGGGCATATGAGACTGTGATGTCGCATGGCTCTAAAGATGGAAAGTTGACTATTAATGATTTTCCAAATGGGCAAGTTGATACTGATAACCTGCCAACGATCGAGCTTCATACTATCGTGTTTAATGATGCCCCAGGAGATAGGTGGATTAGTCCTACCACTGCAGGCGAGTGGTTAATTCGAGAAAAATGGACGTGGGACAGCCCCAATAAAGACCCGAAAAGGCAAGGGTTTGATGTTCAAAAAGGTGATTGGGACGATCAGGTTCCTTGGGGGGCTCCAAATGTTGCTAATTCTCGCCGACCACTGCCTCACAGGATTGATGCATTCGCTACGCCAGACAAACAAGCTGCTGAAATAACAAAGCTGATAACTAGCCTTCTAAAGGAAAAACTTTCTGATATCAAATCTGACCCTGATCAGGATAAATCTGACTACGAACTTGTTCTTGATAAAATTAAGGATCTTCAGACAAAAGTAGTTCAAGCAACTGAGGATGAAATAAAAGTCATTGAGAATGAGATATCAGATTACTTAGGAAAGCTTTTTCCTAAGCATAAGATCAAATTTGACGCCAAGCCGGAAGCTGATTTAGAAAGTGCATATCAACCATTTAAAAGCACCGCTGACCTGCTAATGGGGCCAGAGAATGGTTATTTTTCATCCATTGAACATCAGGGTTCAGGAGCAAGAAGGACTTTACTTTGGGCTACATTAAAGTATCTTTCTGAATCCCAAGATAAGAAAGGTTCCCGCCCACACGTATTATTACTGGATGAACCAGAAATATGCTTGCATCCATCAGCAATTCGAGAAGCGAGAAATGTCCTTTATGAACTGCCCGCTAGCGGAAATTGGCAAGTAATGATTACTTCCCACTCGCCAATTTTTATTGATCTTTCAAAAGACAATACGACTATCATTAGAGTTTTTCGAGAGAATGATAGCGAGGTTAAAAGCACCACGTTGTATAGACCCGAAAGAGCAAAGCTGGATGATGATGACAAGAAGAATTTAAAGCTAATGAATATTTGTGATCCTTATGTTCATGAGTTCTTTTTTGGTGGACGCCAGATTATTGTCGAAGGCGATACAGAGTACACCGCATTCTCAATGATTAAAGAAATCTACCCTGATGAATATAGTGATGTGCAAATAGTTAGAGCTAGAGGTAAAGGTATAATCCCTTCAGTTGCCAAGGTATTAAAGCAATTCTCAAAGTCATTTTTTATTCTTCATGATACCGATGAAGAGCTAACATCCAAAGGGAAGAGAAATCCTGCTTGGGGAATGAACAATACGATAGCAGCTCTTCTAGACGAAGACGGGAAAGTAAATCTTGTTGCTTGTAAAACATGCTTTGAAACAGCGATTTTTGGTGAGGAAATTAGCTGTGAAAAGCCATACAATGCATTAACTAAAATACGTACAGATGCGAATGCGCGAAGTAGAGTTAAATCTTTGCTTGACTATCTAATTGGGGCAGAGGGCGCGACGCTACCCGAAAATTGCATCCATTGGACCAAAATTGAGCAATTGGCTTAA
- a CDS encoding AlbA family DNA-binding domain-containing protein, giving the protein MEVRKIDQDEIQAILDLNEDHFNDVKSKRIAPAKLQETFVAFANADGGDIFIGVEDKAEAGERVVGFSEQEEANGVISTLLEETNPAVENLVVEFLEVEEKGLILHIGIPKSPKVHYTASGDCYIRVNASKRKIKGERVTQLAYSFYESSGFLQRRTQIEFPMWDVFFFLMKNPKQL; this is encoded by the coding sequence ATGGAAGTAAGAAAGATTGACCAAGACGAGATTCAAGCAATTCTTGATCTTAACGAGGACCACTTCAATGATGTGAAAAGCAAAAGAATTGCGCCTGCAAAGTTACAAGAAACATTCGTTGCTTTCGCTAATGCGGATGGTGGCGATATTTTCATAGGGGTTGAGGATAAAGCTGAGGCTGGAGAGAGAGTAGTTGGTTTTTCAGAGCAAGAAGAGGCAAATGGTGTTATATCTACTCTTCTTGAAGAAACTAACCCCGCAGTTGAGAATTTGGTCGTCGAATTCCTTGAAGTTGAAGAAAAAGGGCTGATTCTCCATATAGGGATACCCAAAAGTCCTAAAGTTCATTACACAGCTTCGGGGGATTGTTATATCAGGGTTAATGCTTCTAAAAGAAAAATCAAGGGTGAAAGGGTAACTCAGCTTGCCTATTCTTTCTACGAAAGCAGCGGCTTCTTACAAAGAAGGACGCAGATAGAGTTCCCAATGTGGGATGTGTTCTTCTTTTTGATGAAGAACCCCAAGCAACTTTAG
- a CDS encoding ATP-binding protein, with amino-acid sequence MPITINGPVEAVIDQVISQVSNYIDGASFEDNGKLVRLSYPSEALKEILVNAVIHRDYSLNDDIHVRVFDNRVEIQSPGKLPGYMNLDNLYDERFSRNPNLVRMLHNLPNPVNHDIGEGLDTAKNELKRAGLVDPEFDEKDNAFIVTIRHQKLASIEDVVMQYFEDNPGTSIGNKLVRQLSGEDDMQKVKLALQKLRANGLIKLEDESASPFNYRYIKA; translated from the coding sequence ATGCCGATTACGATTAATGGTCCTGTTGAGGCGGTAATAGATCAGGTTATTTCCCAAGTTTCTAATTATATTGACGGTGCATCGTTCGAGGACAATGGAAAGCTGGTACGGCTCTCTTACCCTTCAGAAGCTCTCAAAGAGATTTTAGTAAATGCCGTAATTCATAGAGACTACAGTCTGAACGATGATATTCATGTCAGGGTATTCGACAATCGGGTCGAAATTCAAAGTCCTGGAAAGCTCCCGGGTTATATGAACTTGGATAACCTTTATGATGAGCGCTTTTCCAGAAATCCAAACTTAGTAAGAATGCTTCACAACTTACCCAATCCGGTAAATCATGACATCGGGGAAGGGTTGGATACTGCAAAGAATGAGCTAAAGAGAGCTGGGCTTGTTGACCCAGAGTTTGATGAAAAAGATAACGCTTTTATAGTTACGATACGTCATCAAAAACTTGCTTCAATTGAAGATGTGGTAATGCAGTACTTTGAAGATAACCCCGGCACATCAATAGGGAACAAATTGGTTCGCCAGCTTAGCGGCGAAGATGACATGCAAAAAGTTAAATTGGCCCTTCAAAAGCTAAGAGCGAATGGATTGATTAAGCTTGAAGATGAGAGTGCTTCACCATTCAATTATAGGTACATCAAGGCATAG
- a CDS encoding GFA family protein produces the protein MTKPTGRCHCGTVTWAFSLPVKTVVKCHCNNCRKLQGSDYSCWIIVPKAQFELLIGHESLTLYQANKRSSKSFCSRCGSACHLVNGRHFPDCVVLPLGAVERFMPALAPQVQVYTANKAAWVNLHDDEPVLG, from the coding sequence ATGACTAAGCCCACAGGTCGTTGCCATTGCGGTACCGTTACCTGGGCATTTTCCCTGCCCGTTAAAACCGTGGTCAAGTGCCATTGCAATAACTGCAGAAAGTTGCAGGGCAGTGATTACAGCTGCTGGATTATTGTGCCCAAGGCACAGTTTGAGCTGTTGATCGGTCATGAATCGCTCACCCTCTACCAGGCCAATAAGCGTTCCAGCAAGTCATTCTGCTCCCGCTGCGGCTCGGCCTGCCATCTGGTGAACGGCAGGCACTTTCCCGATTGTGTGGTGTTGCCACTGGGGGCGGTGGAGCGGTTCATGCCCGCACTGGCACCACAGGTTCAGGTATATACCGCAAACAAGGCAGCCTGGGTAAACTTGCATGACGATGAGCCAGTGCTTGGTTAA
- a CDS encoding DUF945 family protein encodes MKTKKIAAAVAAVVAVGAVAINQAGYREQVKNGVDNLVEQLNDARMFGEDLQAELVSHEEGVFSSSGVITVKADSGYRPTEFQLTYTVNHGLTTLLTGASYQAELINSIMDGNAQQTMTSVLLDGKPVVIEGSLGSDSIDGTLTVPAISFAESRGGLETRPMVAAFSASEFDNEGTPGIYEVQADVPFIKFRDRREGFELKDASLELTSEFDGKEGNGELSLAVNEAIVIQDGYRRNSGKTKLKDLAVAMNFDLEEEFSSEFSLAFGEFNANGESLSNVELSYTLAGIDGQSILELIKLSEQATREGWSERRLQQSVEHVFRARADDLLAYNPELEIKRMKADINGELLIDAEGIARLDASKLPQDFLKSSFEYNRAPNPQALINAIVVDFEARLGKNASNMASALNPMAAAILSESGDRFTFRIEDGETTLNGERI; translated from the coding sequence ATGAAAACCAAAAAAATTGCAGCCGCTGTTGCCGCCGTCGTTGCCGTTGGCGCTGTGGCCATCAACCAGGCCGGTTACCGGGAACAGGTAAAAAACGGCGTTGATAATCTTGTTGAGCAGCTGAACGACGCCCGCATGTTTGGCGAAGATCTGCAGGCTGAGCTGGTCTCCCATGAAGAAGGGGTATTTTCATCATCCGGGGTGATTACCGTTAAAGCAGACTCCGGTTACCGGCCTACCGAGTTCCAGCTGACTTACACCGTGAATCACGGCCTTACCACTCTTCTGACCGGCGCCTCCTATCAGGCCGAGCTCATTAACTCCATAATGGACGGCAATGCTCAACAAACCATGACGTCCGTGCTGCTGGATGGCAAACCCGTTGTAATTGAGGGCTCGCTGGGTAGTGACTCCATCGACGGCACCCTTACCGTGCCCGCCATTAGCTTTGCTGAAAGCCGCGGTGGCCTGGAAACCCGCCCCATGGTGGCAGCATTCTCTGCCAGCGAGTTTGATAATGAGGGCACACCCGGAATTTATGAAGTGCAGGCCGATGTTCCCTTTATCAAATTCCGGGACAGACGCGAGGGCTTTGAACTGAAGGATGCCTCGCTTGAGCTGACCAGCGAGTTTGACGGCAAAGAAGGTAATGGTGAGCTTTCTCTGGCTGTGAATGAAGCCATCGTCATCCAGGATGGCTACCGCCGCAACAGCGGAAAAACAAAGCTGAAAGACCTCGCCGTGGCCATGAATTTTGATCTGGAAGAAGAGTTCAGCAGTGAATTCAGCCTGGCGTTTGGTGAATTCAATGCCAACGGCGAGTCACTCTCAAATGTGGAACTCAGCTATACACTGGCCGGCATTGACGGCCAGTCCATTCTTGAGCTCATCAAACTGAGCGAGCAGGCCACTCGGGAAGGCTGGAGCGAGCGCCGGCTGCAGCAGTCCGTTGAGCACGTTTTCAGAGCGCGCGCCGATGACCTTCTGGCGTATAACCCTGAACTGGAAATCAAACGCATGAAAGCCGACATCAACGGTGAACTGCTGATTGATGCCGAAGGCATTGCCAGGCTGGATGCTTCCAAACTGCCGCAGGACTTCCTGAAATCAAGCTTTGAATATAACCGCGCACCCAACCCTCAGGCACTGATAAACGCCATAGTGGTCGACTTTGAAGCCAGGCTGGGTAAAAACGCCAGCAACATGGCCTCTGCTCTCAACCCGATGGCCGCGGCCATTCTGTCCGAATCTGGCGACAGGTTTACTTTCAGGATTGAAGACGGTGAAACCACCCTGAACGGCGAACGGATCTGA
- a CDS encoding zinc ribbon domain-containing protein YjdM has protein sequence MSLPPCPKCNSEYVYQDQAQLVCPECGHEWNPADVAAEDAPITAKDANGTLLQEGDKVTVAKDLKVKGSSMVIKIGTKALIRRIVDAKDHELDCKVDGIGEMMVTAAFVKKS, from the coding sequence ATGTCGTTACCTCCGTGTCCCAAGTGCAACTCCGAATACGTTTACCAGGATCAGGCGCAGCTGGTTTGCCCCGAGTGCGGCCATGAGTGGAACCCGGCGGACGTGGCCGCCGAAGACGCGCCCATTACCGCCAAGGATGCCAACGGCACCCTGCTGCAGGAAGGCGACAAAGTTACTGTGGCCAAGGATCTCAAGGTAAAGGGCAGCTCCATGGTGATTAAGATCGGTACCAAGGCGCTGATCCGCCGCATTGTAGACGCCAAGGATCACGAGCTGGACTGCAAAGTAGACGGCATTGGCGAGATGATGGTCACCGCCGCCTTTGTGAAAAAATCCTGA
- a CDS encoding DUF523 domain-containing protein, with product MKNILVSACLMGAPVRYNGNSLGLAPNDLAWLQQHFCIKTLCPELAGGLPVPRAPAEIAGGEGTDVLLGTARIVDNTGADQTNAFVRGAEQTLAFCRQHHIRHAILAEASPSCGSGTIYNGHFSGEKVAGQGVTAALLRRHGIVVVSQHNIAWLRDRC from the coding sequence ATGAAAAACATTTTGGTCAGCGCCTGCCTGATGGGCGCACCGGTCAGGTATAACGGCAACAGCCTGGGGCTGGCGCCAAATGACCTGGCCTGGCTGCAGCAGCACTTCTGCATTAAAACCCTGTGCCCCGAGCTGGCGGGCGGCTTGCCCGTGCCCAGGGCGCCCGCCGAAATTGCCGGCGGCGAAGGGACCGATGTGCTCCTGGGCACCGCCCGTATTGTGGACAACACCGGCGCCGATCAAACCAACGCCTTTGTGCGTGGCGCCGAGCAGACCCTGGCGTTTTGTCGCCAGCATCATATTCGCCATGCCATTCTGGCCGAAGCCAGCCCTTCCTGTGGCAGCGGCACCATTTATAACGGCCACTTCAGTGGCGAGAAAGTGGCCGGGCAGGGTGTTACCGCCGCCTTGCTGCGCCGTCACGGCATTGTGGTGGTCAGCCAGCACAATATTGCCTGGCTCAGGGACCGTTGCTGA
- a CDS encoding DUF1330 domain-containing protein has translation MAKAYCIVNIVKIYDAEKFNEYVVGHTPTIEQYGGRFLVKGDRGEVLEGVWPANLMVVHEFPSVERFRAWYHSEEYRPWKALRQSCADVNVILTKG, from the coding sequence ATGGCAAAGGCGTATTGCATCGTGAATATCGTCAAGATTTATGATGCCGAAAAGTTCAATGAGTATGTTGTTGGGCATACGCCCACCATCGAGCAATATGGCGGTCGTTTTCTGGTAAAGGGAGACAGGGGGGAGGTGCTGGAAGGGGTGTGGCCGGCCAACCTGATGGTGGTGCACGAATTTCCCAGTGTGGAACGGTTTCGGGCCTGGTACCACTCCGAGGAATATCGTCCCTGGAAGGCATTGCGCCAGTCCTGTGCCGACGTGAACGTGATCCTCACGAAAGGATAA